Proteins encoded together in one Lysinibacillus sp. FSL K6-0232 window:
- a CDS encoding LTA synthase family protein — protein MKSIKWPKHSFMILAIITTWIKTVIVYHTSFEMKIENAMQQFILFINPLSFLLFTYGLSLFFKSAKARNRYLITVSIILSIVLYGNVAFYRFYNDFITLPVLFQTSNFSDLGTSVAAIVEPWDVLYFIDVLILILANKFLPKMKETFKVNVEFRRAFFVLAIAMSFLNLGLAETERPQLLTRSFDRELLVKNIGTYNYHLYDIYIQSKSSAQRALADGSELVEVNNYIRSNQATVNPEMFGKYKDRNLIVVSMESLQNFVINNDMNGHEVTPFLNSLTKDKDTYYFSNFYHQTGLGKTSDSEFIVENSLFGLGRGAVFFTHGGNTYNSMAERLGENGYFTNVMHPNNKSFWNRDMMYQSLKIDKFYDIDSYTVEEGQAVNWGMKDIPFLEQSAALMKDMPQPFYSRLITLTNHYPFTLDPEDVMIPEYDSNSGTLNRYFQTVRYMDEALKDFFQALKDQGVYDNSIIVMYGDHYGISENHNKAMAQYLGKDQITPFDNAMLQEVPLFIHIPGSGDGQEMTEVSGQMDLRPTILHLLGVETSKDMQMGADLFSPEHEDFVVFRDGRFITDKYVYAGEVCYDKTTGEEVEDSESCQPYADRATTELENSDAIINGDLLRFYDEKTGNLKQDSVK, from the coding sequence ATGAAATCAATAAAGTGGCCTAAACATTCATTTATGATACTAGCAATTATAACAACATGGATTAAAACGGTCATTGTGTATCACACAAGCTTTGAGATGAAAATTGAAAATGCCATGCAACAATTTATTTTATTTATTAATCCATTGAGCTTCTTGCTATTTACGTATGGCTTGTCACTATTCTTTAAATCAGCAAAAGCCAGAAACCGTTACTTAATTACGGTCAGCATTATTTTGTCCATTGTATTATACGGAAACGTTGCGTTCTACCGATTCTACAATGACTTTATTACGCTACCAGTATTGTTCCAAACAAGTAACTTTAGTGACTTAGGAACATCAGTAGCAGCGATTGTTGAGCCTTGGGATGTATTATACTTCATTGATGTACTTATTTTAATTTTAGCGAATAAGTTTTTACCGAAAATGAAAGAAACATTTAAAGTCAATGTTGAGTTCCGTCGTGCGTTCTTTGTATTAGCAATTGCAATGTCATTTTTAAACTTAGGATTAGCAGAAACAGAACGTCCACAGCTTTTAACACGTAGCTTTGACCGCGAGTTATTAGTAAAAAACATTGGTACGTACAACTATCATTTGTATGATATTTATATTCAATCAAAATCATCAGCGCAACGTGCATTAGCGGATGGTAGTGAGCTAGTAGAAGTGAATAACTATATTCGCTCAAACCAAGCAACTGTCAACCCAGAGATGTTTGGGAAATATAAAGATCGCAATTTAATTGTTGTATCAATGGAATCTTTACAAAACTTTGTGATTAATAATGATATGAATGGTCATGAAGTTACACCATTTTTAAACTCTTTAACAAAAGATAAAGATACGTATTATTTCAGTAATTTCTATCACCAAACAGGCTTAGGAAAAACATCTGACTCAGAGTTTATTGTAGAAAACTCATTGTTTGGTTTAGGTCGAGGTGCAGTATTCTTTACACATGGTGGTAACACATATAACTCAATGGCTGAACGCCTTGGAGAAAATGGCTACTTTACAAATGTCATGCATCCAAATAATAAATCATTCTGGAACCGTGATATGATGTACCAATCACTAAAAATCGATAAATTTTATGATATAGACTCATATACAGTGGAAGAAGGGCAAGCGGTAAACTGGGGTATGAAAGATATTCCATTCTTAGAGCAATCTGCTGCTTTAATGAAGGATATGCCACAGCCGTTCTATTCAAGATTGATTACATTAACAAACCACTATCCATTTACACTTGACCCTGAAGATGTGATGATTCCTGAATATGATTCAAACTCAGGTACATTAAATCGTTATTTCCAAACAGTGCGCTATATGGATGAAGCATTAAAAGATTTCTTCCAAGCATTAAAAGATCAAGGTGTTTATGATAACTCGATTATTGTGATGTATGGTGACCATTATGGTATTTCTGAAAACCATAATAAAGCGATGGCACAATATTTAGGTAAAGATCAAATTACACCATTTGATAATGCAATGCTACAAGAAGTACCTTTATTTATCCATATTCCAGGTTCTGGCGATGGTCAAGAAATGACAGAGGTATCTGGTCAAATGGATTTACGTCCAACGATTTTACATCTTCTTGGTGTGGAAACATCAAAAGACATGCAAATGGGCGCAGATTTATTCTCTCCAGAGCATGAGGACTTTGTTGTATTCCGTGATGGACGCTTTATTACAGATAAGTATGTTTATGCTGGTGAAGTTTGCTATGACAAAACAACTGGTGAAGAAGTAGAAGACAGTGAGTCATGCCAGCCATATGCAGATCGCGCAACAACAGAGCTGGAAAACTCAGATGCCATTATTAATGGTGACCTGCTACGTTTCTATGATGAAAAGACAGGCAATTTAAAGCAAGACTCCGTTAAATAA
- the trpE gene encoding anthranilate synthase component I, translating to MTVELSKYAMKVLQGDMMTPISVYQALTGQYKMLFESSAKHEESGRYSFIAVNPIAELTGNQTGYTFSKGNRQEQVDGNVLDKLKQVMPFHKESYPFAFFGGAIGFFGYETAFYTEQIGEYLQDDLAMPDVHVFFYDTFIVFDHLKQEVTLASIDLFQEGRTLEEMESAVLALEQQLYAGARFDAAKVDSLAFKPMISKEQFVALVERAKQHILKGDIFQIVLSQRFSAPFTGAPFALYRQLRTTNPSPYMFYMDYGSYVILGTSPESLVKVKNRQVTTNPIAGTKPRGATVEQDEAIANALLQDEKEIAEHRMLVDLGRNDLGRIAKVGSVQLMKYMTIERYKYVMHIVSEVIADLRDDLHVLDVLRACLPAGTVSGAPKIRAMQLINELEPVKRGVYAGAVGYISTTGDMDLALAIRTMIIKDQQAHVQAGAGIVYDSVPLSEYEETLNKARALLEVKK from the coding sequence ATGACAGTTGAGCTTAGCAAGTATGCGATGAAAGTATTACAGGGGGATATGATGACCCCCATCTCGGTATATCAGGCATTAACAGGACAGTATAAAATGCTGTTTGAATCATCCGCCAAGCATGAGGAAAGTGGGCGTTATTCATTTATTGCAGTGAATCCTATTGCTGAATTAACGGGCAATCAAACAGGGTACACCTTTTCTAAGGGAAACAGGCAGGAGCAAGTGGACGGCAATGTACTAGATAAATTAAAGCAAGTGATGCCTTTCCATAAAGAATCCTATCCATTTGCCTTTTTTGGCGGTGCAATTGGCTTTTTTGGCTATGAAACGGCCTTTTATACGGAACAAATTGGCGAGTATTTGCAGGATGATTTAGCTATGCCAGATGTCCATGTGTTTTTCTATGATACATTTATTGTTTTTGACCATTTAAAGCAGGAGGTTACACTGGCTTCCATTGATTTATTTCAGGAGGGACGTACATTAGAGGAGATGGAGTCCGCTGTTTTGGCGCTGGAGCAACAGCTTTATGCAGGAGCAAGATTTGATGCTGCAAAGGTAGATTCATTGGCATTTAAGCCAATGATTTCAAAGGAGCAATTTGTAGCGCTGGTGGAGCGTGCTAAGCAGCATATTTTAAAGGGAGATATCTTCCAAATTGTGCTATCACAACGCTTTTCAGCACCATTTACAGGCGCACCATTTGCATTGTATCGACAATTGCGTACAACAAATCCTTCACCATACATGTTTTACATGGATTATGGCTCCTATGTTATTTTAGGAACCTCTCCTGAAAGTCTTGTAAAAGTAAAAAATCGACAGGTTACAACAAATCCAATTGCAGGCACAAAGCCTCGTGGTGCAACAGTCGAGCAGGATGAGGCAATTGCGAATGCGTTACTACAGGATGAAAAGGAAATCGCTGAGCATCGTATGTTAGTGGATTTAGGTCGCAATGATCTTGGCCGCATTGCTAAAGTCGGTTCTGTTCAGCTCATGAAATATATGACGATTGAGCGCTATAAATATGTGATGCATATTGTATCAGAGGTAATTGCAGATTTACGAGATGACCTCCATGTGCTAGATGTACTTCGAGCTTGTTTACCTGCTGGTACGGTATCAGGTGCACCTAAAATTCGTGCGATGCAACTGATTAATGAATTAGAGCCAGTGAAACGTGGTGTTTATGCTGGAGCAGTGGGCTATATTTCAACAACAGGTGATATGGATTTAGCACTTGCGATTCGAACGATGATTATCAAGGATCAGCAAGCTCATGTGCAGGCAGGAGCAGGCATTGTCTATGATTCTGTACCATTATCTGAATATGAGGAAACACTTAATAAAGCTCGTGCGCTATTGGAGGTAAAAAAATGA
- the pstB gene encoding phosphate ABC transporter ATP-binding protein PstB, protein MVLDIKKETTNIQSIHKTTKSSEAVAKNIVYDTRDLNLWYGDHHGLKDINLSIYENEVTAIIGPSGCGKSTYLKTLNRMVELVPSVRTSGEIVYRERNILDKSYTVEELRTRVGMVFQKPNPFPKSIYDNIAYGPRIHGIKNKKILDEIVEKSLRGAAIWDEVKDRLNQNAYGLSGGQQQRICIARCLAIEPDVILMDEPTSALDPISTLKVEELVQELKKDYSIIIVTHNMQQAARISDRTAFFLNGEVVEYDKTDIIFQTPADQRTEDYISGRFG, encoded by the coding sequence ATGGTACTTGATATAAAAAAGGAAACAACAAATATCCAATCGATTCATAAAACAACAAAATCTTCTGAGGCTGTGGCTAAAAATATTGTCTATGATACACGCGATTTAAATTTATGGTATGGTGACCATCATGGCTTAAAGGATATTAATTTAAGCATCTATGAAAATGAAGTAACAGCTATTATTGGACCTTCTGGCTGTGGTAAATCGACCTATTTAAAAACATTAAATCGAATGGTAGAGCTTGTACCAAGCGTTCGAACATCAGGTGAAATTGTCTATCGTGAGCGTAATATTTTAGACAAAAGCTATACAGTGGAGGAATTAAGAACACGTGTAGGCATGGTGTTCCAAAAGCCAAATCCATTCCCAAAATCAATTTATGATAATATTGCCTATGGACCAAGAATTCATGGTATTAAAAATAAAAAGATTTTGGATGAAATTGTTGAGAAATCACTACGAGGCGCAGCAATTTGGGACGAAGTAAAGGATCGTTTAAATCAAAATGCTTATGGTCTTTCAGGTGGACAGCAGCAACGTATTTGTATTGCACGTTGTTTAGCGATTGAGCCAGATGTTATTTTAATGGATGAGCCAACATCTGCCCTAGACCCTATCTCTACGTTAAAAGTGGAGGAGCTTGTACAGGAGCTGAAAAAAGATTACTCCATTATTATTGTGACACATAATATGCAGCAAGCCGCACGTATTTCTGACCGTACAGCCTTTTTCCTAAATGGAGAGGTTGTGGAATACGATAAAACAGATATTATCTTCCAAACACCTGCAGACCAGCGTACAGAAGATTATATTTCTGGACGTTTCGGCTAA
- a CDS encoding mechanosensitive ion channel family protein: protein MDSLKWFLPKFAVPTWLDIVIAIVICLIGWLIQRFVIQKIINRMALFLKNRHRNFQANVLAQFSKAIGYAFLAAVIVLSLSYLIDVPLFTHKSTKNFVLSIMVFFVFKGVYDVLHFYTKQPFQLSDEEDQNVLLPFFLRIGKVLTMLFAMFTIASFWNFNLNGFLTGIGLTGVALAFGIRDTLAHVFGGMSVALDNPFQIGDWIATEDQKIEGTIEDINLRSTLIQTGDKGLVYVPNSYLVNRPIYNLSRREKRKCEHFLYVAVDNEEESLRSALTAIHKEIYLHDQTEKDIIHVYIDELHHNCYRVLVRFFIATNDTAVMLEVRQDILFAIRQIMEDFAIPLVSPIDNE from the coding sequence ATGGATTCATTAAAATGGTTTTTACCTAAATTTGCAGTACCAACGTGGTTAGATATTGTGATTGCGATTGTGATTTGCCTGATTGGCTGGCTTATTCAACGCTTTGTCATTCAAAAAATTATTAATCGTATGGCGCTATTTTTAAAAAATCGCCATCGTAATTTTCAAGCCAATGTACTTGCCCAATTTAGCAAAGCAATTGGCTATGCATTTTTAGCAGCCGTAATTGTGTTAAGTCTTTCTTATTTAATAGATGTTCCGTTATTTACACATAAATCAACGAAAAATTTTGTATTATCAATTATGGTGTTTTTTGTTTTTAAAGGTGTATATGATGTTTTGCATTTTTATACAAAACAACCATTCCAATTATCGGATGAGGAAGATCAAAATGTGTTATTGCCGTTTTTCCTAAGGATTGGTAAAGTATTGACAATGCTTTTTGCGATGTTTACCATTGCTTCATTTTGGAATTTTAACTTGAATGGCTTTTTAACAGGGATTGGTTTAACGGGTGTAGCGCTTGCCTTTGGGATTCGTGATACGTTGGCACATGTCTTTGGCGGGATGTCCGTTGCATTAGATAATCCATTTCAAATTGGCGATTGGATAGCAACAGAGGATCAAAAAATTGAAGGGACGATAGAGGATATTAATCTTCGAAGTACATTGATTCAAACTGGCGATAAAGGACTTGTCTATGTGCCAAACTCCTATTTAGTGAATCGTCCCATTTATAATTTATCACGGCGTGAAAAACGGAAATGTGAGCATTTTTTGTACGTGGCTGTTGATAATGAGGAGGAATCATTACGAAGCGCCTTAACCGCTATTCACAAAGAAATTTATTTACATGACCAAACAGAGAAGGATATTATTCATGTTTATATTGATGAGCTGCACCATAATTGCTATCGTGTGCTTGTACGATTTTTTATAGCAACAAATGATACCGCAGTGATGTTGGAGGTGCGACAGGATATTTTATTTGCGATTCGTCAAATTATGGAGGACTTCGCCATTCCATTAGTAAGTCCAATCGATAATGAATAA
- a CDS encoding anthranilate synthase component II: MILLIDNYDSFTYNLFQQISMLGKNVKVVRNDAITIEEIQALSPEAIILSPGPGTPTEAGITVEVIQKLHQQFPILGICLGHQSIGQAFGANIVQAQQIMHGKLSSLQYEQTGLFAQLTGDIQVMRYHSLIIEPQTLHKDFKVIATSCDDGEIMAIQHQKYPLFGLQFHPESIGTKEGSMMIQTFLASIA, translated from the coding sequence ATGATTTTATTAATTGATAACTACGATTCATTTACGTATAATCTTTTTCAACAAATTAGTATGCTAGGGAAAAACGTGAAAGTTGTGCGAAATGATGCTATTACAATAGAAGAAATCCAAGCGCTCTCACCAGAGGCGATTATTTTATCGCCTGGTCCAGGAACACCGACAGAAGCGGGCATCACGGTGGAAGTGATTCAAAAGCTACATCAGCAGTTTCCGATACTAGGTATTTGTTTAGGGCATCAATCAATTGGTCAGGCATTTGGTGCAAACATTGTGCAAGCACAGCAAATTATGCATGGGAAGCTGTCATCCTTACAATATGAACAAACAGGTCTATTTGCACAATTAACGGGCGATATTCAGGTGATGCGTTATCATTCCTTAATTATTGAACCACAGACATTACACAAGGATTTTAAGGTGATTGCTACATCTTGTGATGATGGGGAGATTATGGCGATTCAGCATCAAAAATATCCACTTTTTGGCTTGCAATTCCATCCTGAATCCATTGGTACAAAAGAAGGTAGTATGATGATACAAACCTTCTTAGCAAGCATCGCCTAA
- a CDS encoding 5-formyltetrahydrofolate cyclo-ligase, protein MDKTTLRNKVRQTLATMSEEAYCRQSLTVVKKVLQEPYIIEANTIGITISHKPEVDTLSFIEELWQLGKKVAVPKCNPKTREMSFYAIESFAQLETVYMHLREPIPEKCEFVDANDMDVILVPGVVFDKTGYRIGYGGGYYDRYVLNYTKGKLISLLFDEQIVQHVPAEAHDCPVDIIVTPTTRIDCRLQRGAKENG, encoded by the coding sequence ATGGATAAAACAACATTGCGAAACAAGGTACGACAAACGCTTGCCACAATGAGTGAGGAAGCCTATTGTCGTCAATCATTAACTGTAGTAAAAAAAGTGCTGCAGGAGCCATATATAATAGAAGCAAATACAATTGGTATAACCATTTCACATAAGCCAGAAGTCGACACACTCTCTTTTATTGAAGAACTTTGGCAGCTTGGCAAAAAGGTCGCTGTGCCAAAATGTAACCCGAAAACAAGGGAAATGTCATTCTACGCTATTGAATCATTTGCTCAGCTTGAAACGGTATATATGCATTTGCGTGAGCCTATTCCTGAAAAATGTGAGTTTGTTGACGCAAATGATATGGATGTAATCCTTGTACCGGGTGTTGTTTTTGATAAGACTGGTTACCGAATTGGCTATGGCGGTGGTTATTATGATCGCTATGTATTAAACTATACAAAAGGAAAATTGATCTCTTTGCTATTTGATGAGCAAATTGTTCAGCATGTTCCTGCCGAAGCACATGATTGCCCAGTAGATATCATTGTGACGCCGACAACCCGTATCGATTGTCGACTACAACGAGGAGCGAAAGAAAATGGATAA
- a CDS encoding IS1182 family transposase, whose translation MMTKNQINEREQLEMLTIDQLVPQDHLVRKLEAAIDFSFIYPLVENLYSAKGRPSIDPVVLFKMTFIQYVFGIRSMRQTIKEIETNMAYRWFLGFGFHTEVPHFSTFGKNYVRRFQDTDIFEQIFYRILKEIMHQGLLHADHLFIDSTHVKASANKRKYDKKVVRKETRAYEEKLQLELNMDREEHGKKPFPPEKFEKEEWKEIKESTTDPESGYYVKDERTKQFAYSFHAATDEKGFVLGAIVTPGNVHDSHVLQPLVEKVIENVQKPLAVAADAAYKTPAITNFLLENQMLPVLPYTRPKTKDGFFRKHEYIYDEHYNCYLCPQGQILKYTTTTKEGYRQYKSNPLICAKCPSLSQCTESKHHQKLIQRHIWESYVEEAEHLRHSYDIKQIYAKRKETIERVFADAKEKHGMRWTTLRGLKKLSMQAMLTFAAMNLKKLATWTWQAA comes from the coding sequence ATGATGACAAAAAATCAAATCAATGAACGTGAACAATTAGAAATGCTAACGATTGATCAATTAGTTCCCCAAGATCATTTAGTGCGAAAACTAGAGGCGGCTATTGATTTTTCATTTATCTATCCTTTAGTAGAAAATCTCTACTCTGCTAAAGGACGCCCTAGTATTGATCCTGTTGTTCTCTTTAAAATGACGTTTATTCAGTACGTTTTTGGTATACGGTCCATGCGTCAAACCATCAAAGAAATTGAAACGAATATGGCGTATCGTTGGTTTTTAGGATTTGGCTTCCATACAGAAGTCCCGCATTTCTCTACCTTCGGTAAAAATTATGTCCGTCGCTTTCAAGACACTGATATATTTGAGCAGATATTCTATCGTATATTAAAAGAGATTATGCATCAAGGACTCCTCCATGCAGACCATTTATTTATCGATTCCACGCATGTGAAAGCGAGTGCGAATAAACGAAAGTATGATAAAAAAGTTGTGCGAAAAGAAACACGGGCTTATGAAGAGAAACTTCAATTAGAGTTAAATATGGATCGTGAGGAACACGGAAAAAAGCCCTTTCCCCCGGAGAAGTTTGAAAAGGAAGAATGGAAAGAAATAAAGGAAAGCACGACAGATCCTGAAAGTGGCTATTACGTGAAGGATGAACGTACGAAGCAGTTTGCGTATTCTTTTCATGCAGCGACAGATGAAAAGGGCTTTGTCTTGGGTGCCATTGTAACTCCGGGAAATGTGCACGATAGTCATGTATTACAGCCACTTGTGGAAAAAGTCATTGAAAACGTTCAAAAACCATTAGCTGTTGCGGCAGATGCAGCCTATAAAACACCAGCGATTACGAATTTTTTATTAGAGAATCAAATGTTGCCTGTTCTTCCTTATACACGTCCTAAAACGAAAGATGGATTCTTCCGAAAGCATGAGTATATATATGATGAGCACTATAATTGTTATCTTTGTCCACAAGGACAGATATTGAAGTATACGACAACGACTAAAGAAGGGTATCGTCAATATAAATCGAATCCTTTGATTTGTGCGAAGTGTCCAAGCCTTTCCCAATGTACAGAAAGTAAGCATCATCAAAAACTCATTCAACGCCATATTTGGGAGTCGTATGTGGAGGAAGCTGAACATTTACGCCATTCCTATGACATCAAACAGATTTATGCAAAGCGCAAAGAAACGATTGAGCGTGTATTTGCGGATGCAAAAGAAAAGCATGGTATGCGTTGGACAACCTTAAGAGGTCTAAAAAAATTGTCCATGCAGGCGATGCTTACTTTTGCTGCCATGAATTTAAAGAAACTGGCTACTTGGACGTGGCAGGCAGCTTAA
- a CDS encoding YqgQ family protein, with product MDKMLDIYELLKTYGTFIYTRDPIGDLVLMEDEIRELYKANVLDMKDYQMALLLIRQEATRLRVEENKK from the coding sequence ATGGATAAAATGTTAGATATTTATGAACTTTTGAAAACATATGGTACTTTTATTTATACACGTGATCCCATTGGCGATTTAGTGTTAATGGAGGATGAAATACGCGAGCTTTATAAAGCGAATGTACTAGATATGAAGGATTACCAAATGGCATTGCTACTAATTCGACAGGAAGCAACAAGACTGCGTGTAGAAGAAAATAAAAAGTAA
- the phoU gene encoding phosphate signaling complex protein PhoU, with translation MIVRERFEQELKDAQEQFIAIANRSIDALKMAFTALVEQDLEKALKILEDDLVINRLEEEINDHVILMIAKQQPVATDLRRLMVLVKAASDMERVGDYAVNIAKEAIRIGKEPIVFPFTNLQTMCDKTVEMLESIIKAFTEEDTVRAKEIAELDDYVDDLYGATIVLLLRAGIDNPAHISQITHLTFICRYLERSADHATNIAEHLFYLVKGKHYELNN, from the coding sequence ATGATTGTGCGTGAGCGTTTTGAACAAGAATTAAAAGATGCACAGGAGCAATTTATTGCTATTGCTAACCGTAGCATTGATGCATTAAAAATGGCTTTTACAGCATTGGTGGAACAAGATTTAGAAAAAGCTTTAAAAATTCTTGAAGATGATTTAGTGATTAATCGCCTTGAAGAAGAAATTAATGATCATGTCATTTTAATGATTGCTAAACAGCAGCCAGTTGCCACGGATTTACGCCGTTTAATGGTGCTTGTAAAAGCGGCATCAGATATGGAGAGGGTGGGTGACTATGCAGTTAATATTGCAAAGGAAGCAATACGAATCGGTAAAGAGCCTATCGTCTTCCCTTTCACGAATTTACAAACAATGTGTGATAAAACAGTGGAAATGTTAGAAAGCATTATAAAAGCTTTTACAGAGGAAGATACAGTACGCGCAAAAGAAATTGCTGAGCTTGATGATTATGTAGATGATTTATATGGTGCAACCATTGTGCTACTACTACGTGCAGGTATTGACAATCCAGCGCATATTTCACAAATTACACATTTAACATTTATTTGCCGCTATTTAGAGCGTTCAGCTGACCATGCTACAAATATCGCTGAGCATCTATTTTATTTAGTAAAGGGCAAGCATTATGAATTAAATAATTAA
- the pstC gene encoding phosphate ABC transporter permease subunit PstC: MVSQKENKTSSVQQLIANSRNNKTKKIVEKAMPTLLFSAAILSILTTFGIVFTLIFETFEFFKRVSITDFLFGTQWLPFSGNEPLFGILPLIAGTLKVTLIAIVVAVPFGIGSAIYLSEYASEKTRRTVKPILEVLAGVPTIVYGFFALTFVTPLLQGILPELKLFNALSPGIVVGIMILPMITSLSEDAMSSVPNSMREGALALGATKFEVAIKVVLPAALSGIVASVVLAISRAIGETMIVSLAGGSTPKFDLNVTDSIQTMTAYIVQVSTGDAGYGTTIYYSIYSVGFTLFIFTLVMNLLAHYISKRFREVY, encoded by the coding sequence ATGGTTTCTCAAAAGGAAAATAAGACATCCTCTGTGCAGCAATTAATTGCAAATTCGCGCAACAATAAAACAAAGAAAATAGTGGAAAAAGCAATGCCAACTCTATTATTTTCTGCAGCTATACTTTCAATTTTAACAACATTTGGTATTGTTTTCACCCTTATTTTTGAAACGTTTGAATTTTTCAAGCGTGTGTCGATTACAGATTTCCTTTTTGGTACACAATGGCTTCCGTTTTCAGGGAATGAACCGCTCTTTGGGATTTTACCACTGATTGCTGGTACATTGAAAGTCACACTGATTGCCATTGTAGTAGCTGTACCATTTGGTATTGGTTCGGCTATTTATTTAAGTGAATACGCAAGTGAAAAAACAAGACGCACAGTAAAGCCTATTTTAGAGGTATTAGCGGGCGTACCAACAATTGTGTATGGTTTCTTCGCATTAACATTTGTTACGCCTTTATTACAAGGCATTCTCCCTGAACTTAAATTATTTAATGCACTTAGTCCAGGAATTGTTGTAGGAATTATGATTTTACCGATGATTACCTCTCTCTCTGAGGACGCGATGTCATCTGTGCCAAATAGTATGCGTGAAGGGGCTTTAGCGCTAGGTGCAACAAAATTTGAGGTGGCAATCAAAGTTGTATTACCAGCTGCATTATCAGGCATTGTAGCTTCTGTTGTACTAGCTATTTCCCGGGCAATTGGTGAAACGATGATTGTTTCGCTTGCAGGTGGTTCTACGCCGAAATTTGATTTGAATGTTACAGATTCCATTCAAACAATGACAGCATACATTGTACAAGTATCAACAGGCGATGCGGGCTATGGTACAACCATCTATTATTCTATTTATTCTGTTGGATTCACACTATTTATCTTTACATTGGTAATGAATCTACTTGCTCATTATATTTCGAAACGCTTCAGGGAGGTTTACTAG
- the pstA gene encoding phosphate ABC transporter permease PstA, with translation MRYIDDSVVMKRMTKRITFNKVWKTLFFLATAFALVTLAILLYRIITQGVDYLNIDFLTNFASRFADKAGIKAALIGSLWLMAVVAPVSIILGVGTAIYLEEYAKKNKINDFIRMNISNLAGVPSIVFGLLGLTIFVRMLGLGKSVLAAGFTMSLLILPVIIVAAQEAIRAVPNEQREASYGMGATKWQTILRVVLPAAIPGILTGSILALSRAIGETAPLVVLGIPVILQFLPNSLLSQFTALPMQIYDWAKRPQEAFQYVAAAGILVLMTMLLLMNSLAIFIRNKFQKRY, from the coding sequence ATGCGCTATATAGATGATTCAGTCGTGATGAAACGAATGACAAAGCGTATTACGTTCAATAAAGTTTGGAAAACCTTATTTTTCCTCGCAACGGCTTTTGCGCTTGTGACATTGGCGATTTTACTATATCGCATCATTACACAAGGGGTCGATTACTTAAATATCGATTTCTTAACAAACTTTGCATCACGATTTGCAGATAAAGCAGGTATTAAGGCTGCATTAATAGGCTCGCTTTGGTTAATGGCAGTTGTTGCGCCAGTATCCATTATTTTAGGCGTAGGGACAGCGATTTATTTAGAGGAATACGCTAAGAAAAATAAAATTAACGACTTTATTCGCATGAATATCTCCAATTTAGCAGGTGTGCCTTCCATCGTTTTTGGTTTACTTGGATTAACTATTTTTGTACGTATGCTAGGGCTAGGTAAAAGTGTGCTAGCTGCTGGCTTTACAATGAGTTTATTAATTTTACCCGTTATTATTGTGGCTGCACAGGAGGCTATTCGTGCAGTGCCAAATGAGCAGCGTGAAGCTTCATATGGTATGGGGGCAACTAAATGGCAAACCATTTTACGTGTTGTACTACCAGCCGCAATTCCAGGGATTTTAACAGGTAGTATTTTAGCGCTTTCTCGTGCGATTGGTGAAACAGCACCACTTGTTGTCTTAGGAATTCCAGTTATTCTACAGTTTTTACCGAATAGCTTATTAAGTCAATTTACCGCATTGCCAATGCAAATCTATGACTGGGCAAAGCGTCCGCAAGAGGCCTTTCAATATGTTGCAGCGGCAGGTATTTTAGTGCTAATGACCATGCTGTTATTAATGAACTCTCTAGCGATCTTTATTCGCAATAAATTCCAAAAACGTTATTAA
- the rpmG gene encoding 50S ribosomal protein L33, with protein sequence MRVNITLACTDCGERNYISKKNKRNNPERLELKKYCSREKKYTLHRETK encoded by the coding sequence ATGCGCGTAAACATTACTTTAGCTTGCACAGATTGTGGCGAACGTAACTACATTTCTAAAAAGAACAAACGCAACAATCCAGAGCGTCTTGAACTTAAAAAATATTGCTCTCGCGAGAAGAAATACACTCTTCACCGTGAAACAAAGTAA